From one Halosimplex rubrum genomic stretch:
- a CDS encoding ABC transporter permease, with protein sequence MSPTDSEPRSGSETRAESGASRERGDDPRSDDSDADPAFDAIAGNDDAIDPETVTGTDDDPGPSRPAISGHAWKGRLPATGDPDDSSAELRADGGEAGGAGRPSAGRGPGGVSEFEQMADVTLSESERRRQWFDEKILAPARIVWDDWRARFGVVVVTLYLFMGIVGPHIVAEPSPNQGGRLIGAFRTLEHPFGTTDMGIDILSQTVYATPAMLLMITAGAVFTVVLGTAIGTLAGYKGGRVDSVLMTITDVMMTIPGLPLTIVLAAVLQIEGHPIVIGVLITINAWAGLARAIRSQVLTLRDAEYVEASRIMGIGTPKIIGSDIVPNLMPYISMNFVRQARAVIFGAVGLYFLGVLPYNSNNWGVMMNAAVNRAGATSSAAAFHWLLVPMVTIIVLALGLTLLAQGADRVFNPRVRARHAKTVEDGGEEDDDGDAGGPGGATSAATGGI encoded by the coding sequence GTGAGTCCTACTGATAGCGAGCCGCGAAGCGGCTCGGAGACGCGAGCGGAGAGCGGAGCGAGCCGCGAGCGGGGCGACGACCCGCGGTCGGACGATTCCGACGCCGACCCCGCCTTCGACGCGATCGCGGGCAACGACGACGCCATCGATCCGGAGACGGTCACCGGGACCGACGACGACCCCGGGCCGTCGCGGCCGGCCATCTCCGGGCACGCCTGGAAGGGCCGGCTCCCTGCTACCGGCGACCCGGACGATTCGTCGGCCGAACTCCGCGCCGACGGCGGTGAGGCCGGCGGCGCCGGTCGCCCCTCCGCCGGTCGGGGACCCGGCGGCGTCTCCGAGTTCGAGCAGATGGCGGACGTGACGCTCAGCGAGAGCGAGCGCCGCCGGCAGTGGTTCGACGAGAAGATACTCGCGCCGGCCCGGATCGTCTGGGACGACTGGCGGGCCCGCTTCGGCGTCGTCGTCGTCACGCTGTACCTGTTCATGGGAATCGTCGGGCCGCACATCGTCGCCGAGCCCTCGCCCAACCAGGGCGGGCGACTGATCGGGGCGTTCCGGACGCTGGAGCATCCCTTCGGGACGACCGACATGGGTATCGACATCCTCTCGCAAACCGTCTACGCGACGCCCGCGATGCTGTTGATGATCACCGCTGGCGCGGTGTTCACGGTCGTCCTCGGGACGGCTATCGGCACGCTCGCCGGCTACAAGGGCGGGCGCGTCGACAGCGTCCTGATGACGATCACCGACGTGATGATGACCATCCCGGGCCTGCCGCTGACGATCGTCCTCGCGGCGGTGCTGCAGATCGAGGGCCACCCGATCGTCATCGGCGTCCTCATCACTATCAACGCCTGGGCGGGGCTCGCACGCGCGATCCGCTCGCAGGTGCTGACGCTGCGGGACGCCGAGTACGTCGAGGCCTCGCGGATCATGGGCATCGGGACGCCGAAGATCATCGGCAGCGACATCGTCCCGAACCTGATGCCGTACATCTCGATGAACTTCGTCCGGCAGGCCCGCGCGGTCATCTTCGGGGCGGTCGGGCTGTACTTCCTCGGCGTCCTGCCGTACAACAGCAACAACTGGGGCGTCATGATGAACGCGGCCGTCAACCGCGCGGGAGCGACATCCTCGGCGGCGGCGTTCCACTGGCTGCTCGTGCCGATGGTGACGATCATCGTCCTCGCGCTCGGCTTGACCCTGCTCGCGCAGGGGGCCGACCGCGTGTTCAACCCGCGAGTGCGGGCTCGCCACGCCAAGACCGTCGAAGACGGCGGCGAGGAGGACGACGACGGCGACGCCGGCGGCCCCGGCGGCGCCACCAGCGCGGCCACGGGAGGTATCTGA
- a CDS encoding DUF2264 domain-containing protein: MNPFADNPLRSRSEFGTAVVDLYEPLKPHFSPGRARVDPDPRGAAHSETEAGMEGFARPLWGLAALEAGGGHFDDWERYRSGLVNGTDPDHPEYWGPAGDYSQKHVELAPIGVALALAGDRLWDPLDDEARANVTRYLQQVEEAALHDCNWLYWRVLVALGLRAVGADHDWDGAEAAMDRLESFYLGDGWYADGPEGPRDHYVAWEMHADGLIYAELAGDADPERADRLRERAREFASEYRHWFADGGQGLPFGRSLTYRFAQASFWGALAFAGVEALPWGQIRGLWARNIRWWADQPIFSGDGVLSVGYRYPTLKPSEPYNSPGSPYWATKAFLPLALPEDHPFWAAEEEPFGEAPAETVQPRANAVVCRDRGAGHHYALTAGQDSHYAEKYGKFAYSTDFGFSVRSRAAGPAGAGVDSALALTEDGRSYRVRSDISRTAVDGDTLYSRSHPWDDVTVDTWVAPATPWHVRVHRIDTERPLESVEGGFPMDRSGEGADGAVEHETDEGSAVVRYPGGASGVRGFGDQRTGDVVHQDPNTNLVAARTVVPTLTADHEPGTHWLATAATAATADGDAAWDRPPALESDGESPVFTDADGGAVLRCDDDAPGPLDEVPF, encoded by the coding sequence ATGAACCCGTTCGCGGACAATCCGCTGCGGAGCCGCTCGGAGTTCGGGACCGCCGTCGTCGACCTGTACGAACCGCTGAAACCCCACTTCAGCCCCGGTCGAGCGCGGGTAGACCCGGACCCGCGCGGCGCCGCCCACTCCGAGACCGAGGCGGGGATGGAAGGGTTCGCCCGACCGCTGTGGGGGCTGGCGGCGCTGGAAGCGGGCGGCGGCCACTTCGACGACTGGGAACGCTACCGGAGCGGTCTCGTCAACGGGACCGACCCCGACCACCCGGAGTACTGGGGCCCCGCCGGCGACTACTCCCAGAAACACGTCGAACTCGCTCCGATCGGCGTCGCGCTCGCGCTCGCGGGCGACCGGCTGTGGGACCCGCTCGACGACGAGGCGCGGGCGAACGTGACTCGCTATCTCCAGCAGGTCGAGGAGGCGGCGCTGCACGACTGCAACTGGCTGTACTGGCGAGTTCTGGTCGCGCTCGGGCTCCGGGCGGTCGGCGCGGACCACGACTGGGACGGCGCCGAAGCGGCGATGGACCGCCTGGAGTCGTTCTACCTGGGCGACGGCTGGTACGCCGACGGTCCGGAGGGGCCGCGCGACCACTACGTCGCGTGGGAGATGCACGCCGACGGACTGATCTACGCGGAACTGGCCGGCGACGCCGACCCCGAGCGCGCCGACCGCCTGCGCGAGCGGGCCCGCGAGTTCGCGTCGGAATATCGCCACTGGTTCGCCGACGGCGGGCAGGGGCTCCCGTTCGGGCGCAGCCTCACCTACCGGTTCGCGCAGGCGTCGTTCTGGGGTGCGCTCGCGTTCGCCGGCGTCGAGGCACTCCCGTGGGGCCAGATCCGCGGCCTCTGGGCGCGAAACATCCGCTGGTGGGCCGACCAACCGATCTTCTCGGGTGACGGCGTGCTCTCGGTCGGCTACCGCTACCCGACGCTCAAGCCGAGCGAGCCGTACAACTCCCCGGGGTCGCCCTACTGGGCGACGAAGGCGTTCCTGCCGCTGGCGCTGCCCGAGGACCACCCCTTCTGGGCGGCCGAGGAGGAGCCGTTCGGCGAGGCGCCGGCCGAGACGGTCCAGCCGCGCGCGAACGCGGTGGTCTGTCGCGACCGCGGCGCGGGCCACCACTACGCGCTGACGGCCGGCCAGGACAGCCACTACGCCGAGAAGTACGGGAAGTTCGCCTACTCGACGGACTTCGGGTTCTCCGTGCGGAGCCGCGCCGCGGGGCCGGCCGGCGCCGGCGTCGACAGCGCGCTCGCGCTGACCGAGGACGGCCGCTCGTACCGCGTCCGCTCGGACATCTCCCGGACGGCGGTCGACGGTGACACACTCTACAGTCGGTCCCACCCCTGGGACGACGTGACCGTCGACACCTGGGTCGCACCGGCGACGCCGTGGCACGTCCGCGTCCACCGGATCGACACCGAGCGCCCCCTCGAAAGCGTCGAAGGTGGCTTCCCGATGGACCGCAGCGGCGAGGGAGCCGACGGTGCCGTCGAGCACGAGACCGACGAGGGGAGCGCGGTCGTCCGCTACCCCGGGGGCGCCAGCGGCGTCCGCGGGTTCGGGGACCAGCGGACCGGCGACGTGGTTCACCAGGACCCGAACACGAACCTCGTCGCCGCCCGGACGGTCGTTCCGACGCTGACGGCCGACCACGAACCGGGGACCCACTGGTTGGCGACGGCCGCCACCGCGGCGACCGCCGACGGCGACGCCGCGTGGGACCGCCCACCGGCACTCGAATCGGACGGGGAGAGCCCGGTGTTCACGGACGCGGACGGCGGCGCCGTCCTCCGGTGCGACGACGACGCGCCGGGACCGCTCGACGAGGTCCCGTTCTGA
- a CDS encoding cupin domain-containing protein, with amino-acid sequence MSEVVHLPDREGDGRGVLFEGAPKTVRLALDEGDRVPPHQHPDKEIVCHVLEGAIEMTLGDETVDLSAGDAARFSGDQDISPRAREDSVALLVLAEG; translated from the coding sequence ATGAGCGAGGTCGTCCACCTCCCCGACCGCGAGGGCGACGGCCGGGGCGTCCTCTTCGAGGGCGCGCCGAAGACGGTCCGACTCGCCCTCGACGAGGGCGACCGCGTCCCGCCCCACCAGCACCCCGACAAAGAGATCGTCTGCCACGTCCTCGAGGGCGCCATCGAGATGACCCTCGGCGACGAGACGGTCGACCTGTCCGCCGGCGACGCCGCGCGGTTCTCCGGCGACCAGGACATCTCGCCGCGGGCCCGCGAGGACAGCGTCGCGCTGCTCGTCCTCGCCGAGGGCTGA
- a CDS encoding ABC transporter ATP-binding protein — protein MASTRDDTTGTDTDGPSRGRDETAAATDDPIVEVRNVSVTYDLQARDAMVLDDVSLDLRRGEILGCVGESGSGKSMLANAMMDAVEEPGITTGDVRYYPSANADPVHVLDLEGDDLKQFRWEEISMVFQGALSSFNPTMTIGGHFEETLKAHDYDVDEGMERAHQLLSDLYLDPERVLNAYAHELSGGMSQRALIALSLILEPDVLLMDEPTAALDLLMQRSILSLLDDIKDKYELSILFITHDLPLVAGLADRLAILYAFELAEVGPSERIVRDSSHPYTRALLKAVPNLDAPLDTMQPIEGTAPNPAHVPNGCHYAPRCPLADQRCHEEKPEWYDAGPDQRSACFHHERAEEAVPFDAEEIAGAIDETAEEAATEADAEGFGSETATGAGDALAAPDEETVVSLDDVSIHFEEEQGLLDSLTGEPETVHAVDDVSIDIPENDVLALVGESGCGKTTLGKAIIGVQRPTEGTVAYRGQDVWDAKDRVGDPDIEFGDIRQALQIIHQDPGASLNPNQKVVTSLEAPLKRWDPDLSTEDRRARIYALLDRVGMQPPEDYANRFPHQLSGGEQQRVALVRALLMNPDVILADEAVSALDVSLRVETMDLLLELQEQFNTSFVFISHTLSNARYLAEKADGRIGIMYLGELVEVGPPDEVLNDPQHPYTKVLRWATANLDPSDQEMTDPPVRSIDIPDPVDPPTGCRFHTRCPEAREACVSEAPELGETESTPGTRAVACHRADSNHEYWSSQPLEGVDTAESPSAGD, from the coding sequence ATGGCCAGCACACGCGACGACACGACCGGTACCGACACCGACGGCCCCTCGCGGGGCCGCGACGAGACCGCCGCGGCGACCGACGACCCCATCGTCGAGGTGCGCAACGTCAGCGTCACCTACGACCTGCAGGCCCGCGACGCGATGGTGTTAGACGACGTGAGCCTCGACCTGCGCCGCGGGGAGATCCTCGGCTGCGTCGGCGAGTCGGGGTCGGGCAAGTCCATGCTCGCCAACGCGATGATGGACGCCGTCGAGGAGCCGGGGATCACCACCGGCGACGTGCGCTACTACCCCTCGGCGAACGCCGACCCGGTCCACGTCCTCGACCTGGAGGGCGACGACCTCAAGCAGTTCCGCTGGGAGGAGATCTCGATGGTCTTCCAGGGCGCCCTCTCCTCGTTCAACCCCACGATGACCATCGGCGGGCACTTCGAGGAGACGCTGAAGGCCCACGACTACGACGTCGACGAGGGCATGGAGCGGGCCCATCAGCTGCTGTCGGACCTGTATCTCGACCCCGAGCGGGTCCTGAACGCCTACGCTCACGAGCTGTCGGGCGGGATGAGCCAGCGGGCGCTGATCGCCCTGTCGCTCATCCTCGAACCGGACGTGCTGCTGATGGACGAGCCGACCGCGGCGCTCGACCTGCTGATGCAGCGGTCGATCCTCTCGCTGCTCGACGACATCAAGGACAAATACGAGCTGTCGATCCTCTTCATCACGCACGACCTGCCGCTGGTCGCGGGGCTGGCCGACCGGCTGGCCATCCTCTACGCGTTCGAACTCGCGGAGGTCGGCCCGAGCGAGCGGATCGTCCGCGATTCGAGCCACCCCTACACCAGGGCGCTGCTGAAGGCGGTGCCGAACCTCGACGCGCCGCTGGACACGATGCAACCCATCGAGGGGACGGCGCCGAACCCCGCGCACGTTCCGAACGGCTGTCACTACGCGCCGCGCTGTCCGCTGGCCGACCAGCGCTGTCACGAGGAGAAACCCGAGTGGTACGACGCCGGCCCGGACCAGCGCTCGGCCTGCTTCCACCACGAGCGGGCCGAGGAGGCCGTCCCGTTCGACGCCGAGGAGATCGCGGGCGCGATCGACGAGACGGCCGAGGAGGCCGCGACCGAGGCCGACGCCGAAGGGTTCGGCTCGGAGACCGCGACCGGCGCCGGCGACGCGCTCGCCGCGCCCGACGAGGAGACGGTCGTCTCGCTGGACGACGTGTCGATCCACTTCGAGGAGGAGCAGGGGCTGCTCGACTCGCTGACCGGCGAGCCCGAGACGGTCCACGCCGTCGACGACGTGAGCATCGACATCCCGGAGAACGACGTGCTGGCGCTGGTCGGCGAGTCGGGCTGCGGGAAGACGACGCTGGGCAAGGCGATCATCGGCGTCCAGCGGCCCACCGAGGGCACCGTCGCCTACCGCGGCCAGGACGTCTGGGACGCCAAGGACCGCGTCGGCGACCCGGATATCGAGTTCGGCGACATCCGCCAGGCGCTGCAGATCATCCACCAGGACCCCGGCGCGTCGCTCAACCCCAACCAGAAGGTCGTCACCTCGCTGGAGGCGCCGCTGAAGCGCTGGGACCCGGATCTGTCGACGGAAGACCGGCGGGCGCGCATCTACGCGCTGCTCGACCGGGTCGGGATGCAGCCGCCGGAGGACTACGCCAACCGCTTCCCCCACCAGCTCTCCGGCGGAGAGCAACAGCGGGTGGCGCTCGTGCGGGCGCTGCTGATGAACCCGGACGTGATCCTCGCCGACGAGGCCGTCTCGGCGCTTGACGTGTCCCTGCGCGTGGAGACGATGGACCTGCTGCTGGAGTTGCAGGAGCAGTTCAACACCTCCTTCGTGTTCATCTCGCACACGCTGTCGAACGCCCGCTACCTCGCGGAGAAGGCCGACGGCCGCATCGGGATCATGTACCTCGGCGAACTCGTCGAGGTCGGCCCGCCCGACGAGGTGCTGAACGACCCCCAGCACCCCTACACGAAGGTGCTGCGCTGGGCGACGGCGAACCTGGACCCGAGCGACCAGGAGATGACCGACCCGCCGGTCCGGTCGATCGACATCCCGGACCCGGTCGACCCGCCGACGGGCTGTCGGTTCCACACCCGCTGTCCCGAGGCCCGCGAGGCCTGCGTGAGCGAGGCGCCGGAACTGGGCGAGACCGAGTCGACGCCCGGCACCCGGGCCGTCGCGTGCCACCGGGCGGACTCGAACCACGAGTACTGGTCGAGTCAGCCGCTCGAGGGCGTCGACACGGCGGAGTCGCCGAGCGCCGGGGACTGA
- the radB gene encoding DNA repair and recombination protein RadB, protein MSERIPTGCEAIDDLLGGGFERGAVTQVYGPPAAGKTNIVLSAAVELAAVGDSALVVDTEGLSVDRMEQLAGAGGRDADDVASRLVVTEAYTFEEQEEAVRDTEEFVDVVDFIAVDSATGFYRLQRTEQEEGEALRAVGRQLAHLLSLARKHDIAVAFTNQVYTDIDSEQARALGGHTLNHWSATILRVDRFRGGNRRATLEKHRAKAAGEKAQFTITDEGLVSGEPR, encoded by the coding sequence GTGAGCGAGCGCATCCCGACCGGCTGCGAGGCCATCGACGACCTGCTGGGCGGCGGGTTCGAGCGCGGCGCGGTCACGCAGGTCTACGGCCCGCCCGCCGCCGGCAAGACGAACATCGTCCTCTCGGCGGCCGTCGAGCTCGCCGCCGTCGGCGACTCGGCGCTCGTCGTCGACACCGAGGGCCTCTCGGTCGACCGGATGGAGCAACTCGCCGGCGCCGGCGGGCGCGACGCCGACGACGTGGCCTCCCGGCTCGTCGTCACCGAGGCCTACACCTTCGAGGAGCAGGAGGAGGCGGTCCGCGACACCGAGGAGTTCGTCGACGTCGTCGACTTCATCGCCGTCGACAGCGCCACCGGGTTCTACCGCCTCCAGCGCACCGAACAGGAGGAGGGCGAGGCGCTGCGCGCCGTCGGTCGGCAGCTGGCGCACCTGCTCTCGCTGGCCCGCAAACACGACATCGCCGTCGCCTTCACCAACCAGGTGTACACCGACATCGACTCCGAGCAGGCCCGCGCGCTCGGCGGCCACACCCTCAACCACTGGTCGGCGACCATCCTCCGCGTCGACCGGTTCCGGGGCGGCAACCGCCGAGCCACCCTGGAGAAACACCGCGCGAAGGCCGCCGGCGAGAAGGCGCAGTTCACGATCACCGACGAGGGGCTCGTGAGCGGCGAACCGCGGTAG
- a CDS encoding DUF2249 domain-containing protein, whose translation MPATTLDIRDVPPPERHPMIHEAFEGLASGETLRIVNDHEPKPLFYEFQAEVEDFDAENYAVERRDTDEFVADLPKA comes from the coding sequence ATGCCAGCGACCACGCTCGACATCCGCGACGTGCCGCCGCCGGAGCGCCACCCGATGATCCACGAGGCCTTCGAGGGTCTGGCCAGCGGCGAGACGCTACGGATCGTCAATGACCACGAACCCAAGCCGCTGTTCTACGAGTTCCAGGCCGAAGTCGAGGACTTCGACGCCGAGAACTACGCGGTCGAACGGCGGGACACCGACGAGTTCGTCGCCGACCTCCCGAAGGCATGA
- a CDS encoding sugar nucleotide-binding protein → MTETVLVVGASGYLGRSVVWRLREAADRPGRPDRRVLGTYCSEPGPTAEVAFDFWTDDAGELVDAHGVDTVVFAAAVEYGGDADTGESGVDSTFVERAERFAAGCSGARVVYVSSASVFDGTGSRYVESDPRSPRDDYGRRLVAFEDAIDARCDDAATVRTSYLFGFSTGRLDRRLARTRDHLDRGESVAYFADMYKSPVLVTDAAETVATLVDGDATGVVHVPTPRVSVYDFHCEAMAALGYGPEPIERDSIPEDMDVAPDTSLASERFDSLVGSEPSAVGEGLRSQVDAGESK, encoded by the coding sequence ATGACCGAGACGGTCCTCGTCGTCGGCGCCAGCGGCTACCTCGGCCGGTCGGTCGTCTGGCGACTCCGGGAAGCCGCCGACCGGCCCGGCCGGCCCGACCGTCGCGTTCTCGGGACGTACTGCTCGGAGCCGGGACCGACCGCCGAGGTGGCGTTCGACTTCTGGACCGACGACGCGGGCGAACTGGTCGACGCGCACGGCGTCGACACCGTGGTGTTCGCGGCGGCGGTCGAGTACGGCGGCGACGCGGACACCGGCGAGTCGGGGGTCGATTCGACGTTCGTCGAGCGCGCCGAGCGGTTCGCAGCCGGGTGTTCGGGCGCCCGCGTCGTGTACGTCTCCAGCGCGTCGGTGTTCGACGGGACCGGGTCGCGGTACGTCGAGAGCGACCCCCGTTCACCGCGGGACGACTACGGTCGACGGCTCGTCGCGTTCGAGGACGCTATCGACGCCCGCTGCGACGACGCGGCGACGGTGCGGACGAGCTACCTGTTCGGCTTCTCGACCGGCCGACTCGACCGACGACTGGCGCGGACGCGGGACCACCTCGACCGCGGCGAGTCGGTCGCCTACTTCGCGGACATGTACAAGAGTCCGGTGCTCGTGACCGACGCGGCCGAGACGGTCGCGACGCTGGTCGACGGGGACGCGACCGGCGTCGTCCACGTCCCGACGCCGCGGGTCAGCGTCTACGACTTCCACTGCGAGGCGATGGCCGCGCTCGGGTACGGCCCCGAACCGATCGAACGGGACTCGATCCCCGAGGACATGGACGTGGCCCCCGACACGTCGCTGGCCTCCGAGCGGTTCGACTCGCTCGTCGGCTCCGAACCGTCGGCGGTCGGCGAGGGGCTCCGCTCGCAGGTCGACGCAGGCGAGTCGAAGTGA
- a CDS encoding TrmB family transcriptional regulator, whose protein sequence is MTDEQIDDGTLRDELNVFGFSDTEIDTYLAILEQGETTVRTVAEAADVTQRAVYNIAERLEDRDLVRVNDHASPTTIRALAPEEAIDALSNRLESITPTLERRFNETEPKTPEIQIIKARETALKRLRKGITEAENEALVAVPGHSYEDIEPELRDAVDRGVLVFLLIGGMADLEVDESRLEETAAVVRSWSERLPFMYAADDEAAMIGHSGILSGTHVDEEAVAVTEDNLAGSIVGLYFGAYWPTASEMHVREPGELPRTFDWFRNSVLEAVLHRREGTDLEAVVRTDEGPEVTGRVSQVRQAFVEPSTNDYTLETSLYLETDGGEVSIGGPGSFIEEYEGDVVTLRPIEE, encoded by the coding sequence ATGACCGACGAGCAGATAGACGACGGGACGCTCAGGGACGAGCTGAACGTGTTCGGCTTCTCGGACACGGAGATCGACACCTACCTGGCGATCCTCGAACAGGGCGAGACGACCGTCCGGACGGTCGCGGAAGCGGCCGACGTGACCCAGCGCGCAGTCTACAACATCGCCGAGCGCCTGGAAGACCGGGACCTCGTCCGGGTCAACGACCACGCCTCGCCGACGACCATCCGTGCGCTGGCGCCCGAGGAGGCCATCGACGCGCTGTCGAATCGGCTGGAGTCGATCACGCCGACGCTGGAGCGCCGGTTCAACGAGACCGAACCGAAGACGCCGGAGATCCAGATCATCAAGGCTCGTGAGACGGCGCTCAAGCGACTCCGAAAGGGCATCACCGAGGCCGAAAACGAAGCGCTCGTGGCGGTTCCCGGCCACTCTTACGAGGACATCGAGCCGGAGCTGCGGGACGCCGTCGACCGCGGCGTGCTCGTCTTCCTGCTGATCGGCGGGATGGCGGACCTGGAAGTCGACGAGTCCCGGCTGGAGGAGACGGCCGCGGTCGTCCGGTCGTGGTCCGAGCGGCTGCCGTTCATGTACGCCGCCGACGACGAGGCGGCGATGATCGGCCACTCGGGCATCCTCTCGGGCACCCACGTCGACGAGGAGGCCGTCGCCGTGACGGAGGACAACCTGGCCGGCTCGATCGTCGGCCTGTACTTCGGCGCGTACTGGCCGACGGCGTCGGAGATGCACGTCCGCGAGCCGGGGGAGCTCCCGCGGACCTTCGACTGGTTCCGAAACTCGGTGCTGGAGGCCGTCCTCCACCGCCGCGAGGGCACGGACCTGGAGGCCGTCGTCCGGACCGACGAGGGCCCCGAGGTCACCGGCCGGGTCAGCCAGGTCCGCCAGGCGTTCGTCGAGCCGTCGACCAACGACTACACGCTGGAGACCAGCCTCTACCTGGAGACCGACGGCGGCGAGGTCAGTATCGGCGGCCCCGGGTCGTTCATCGAGGAGTACGAGGGCGACGTCGTGACGCTGCGCCCGATCGAGGAGTAG
- a CDS encoding DUF2249 domain-containing protein — translation MSTGVNAEAVVAETDAPSEAPRETLDVRELGPPKPLANTLERLVELDDEAVLVQLNDRAPQHLYPKLDDRGYDYATVERGDITVTTIWRP, via the coding sequence ATGTCCACCGGAGTGAACGCCGAGGCCGTCGTCGCCGAGACCGACGCCCCGTCGGAGGCCCCCAGGGAGACGCTGGACGTGCGCGAGCTGGGGCCGCCGAAACCGCTGGCGAACACGCTCGAACGGCTGGTCGAACTGGACGACGAGGCGGTACTCGTCCAGCTGAACGACCGCGCACCCCAGCATCTCTACCCCAAACTCGACGACCGCGGCTACGACTACGCGACCGTCGAGCGCGGCGATATCACCGTCACGACGATCTGGCGGCCATGA
- a CDS encoding cytochrome c oxidase subunit I codes for MADIATLTLSGLTAAFLLGVFVWVVRLEDWRSYTPVVGGGGAAGGYGAGEERAHKPSGIVRWLTTVDHKDIGLMYGVFAVLAFAWGGVAVMLMRLELVTPTTNFVDSTLYNGLLTSHGITMLFLFGTPMLAAFSNYFVPLLIGADDMAFPRINAIAFWLLPPGAVLIWSGFFLPSLAPAQTAWTMYTPLSVEQPNPAVDLMLLGLHLTGVSATMGAINFVATIVTERGEAVNWANLDIFSWTVLTQSGQIIFAFPLLGSAIVMLLLDRNLGTTFYALGEGGGPLLWQHLFWFFGHPEVYILVLPPMGLVSYILPKFTGRKLFGFKFVVYSTLALGVLSFGVWAHHMFATGIDPRLRAGFMAVTISIAIPSAVKTFNWIATMWNGRLRLTAPFLFCVGFIANFIVGGVTGVFEASIPVDLLLHDTYHVVAHFHYVIMGGIAFAVFAGIYYWFPIYTGRMYQQTLAKWHFWLTMVGTNLTFFPMIVLGYAGMPRRYATYDLSVGPELFFAALHRSATLGALLLAFGQIIFVWNLVQSWLEGPEVTDGDPWDLKETDQHGREWAWFERQRETALAIDGGVASDASDTSSEPRSDGGEATDGDGSAAERDDD; via the coding sequence ATGGCCGATATCGCGACACTGACGCTGTCGGGGCTGACGGCAGCGTTTCTGCTGGGCGTGTTCGTCTGGGTCGTTCGACTGGAGGACTGGCGCTCGTACACGCCGGTCGTCGGCGGCGGTGGCGCCGCCGGTGGCTACGGCGCGGGCGAGGAGCGCGCCCACAAACCGAGCGGGATCGTTCGCTGGTTGACGACGGTCGACCACAAGGACATCGGGCTGATGTACGGCGTCTTCGCCGTCCTCGCGTTCGCCTGGGGCGGGGTCGCCGTCATGCTGATGCGGCTGGAGCTGGTCACGCCGACCACGAACTTCGTCGACAGCACGCTCTACAACGGGCTGTTGACCAGCCACGGGATCACGATGCTATTCCTGTTCGGGACGCCGATGCTGGCGGCGTTCTCGAACTACTTCGTCCCCCTGCTGATCGGCGCCGACGACATGGCGTTCCCGCGGATCAACGCCATCGCCTTCTGGCTGCTCCCGCCCGGGGCCGTCCTCATCTGGTCGGGCTTTTTCCTGCCGAGCCTCGCGCCCGCCCAGACCGCGTGGACGATGTACACCCCGCTGTCGGTCGAGCAACCGAACCCCGCCGTGGACCTGATGCTGCTCGGGCTGCATCTGACGGGGGTCTCGGCGACGATGGGCGCGATCAACTTCGTCGCGACCATCGTCACCGAGCGCGGCGAGGCGGTCAACTGGGCGAACCTCGACATCTTCTCGTGGACGGTGCTCACCCAGTCCGGACAGATCATCTTCGCGTTCCCGCTGCTGGGGTCGGCGATCGTCATGCTGCTGCTCGACCGCAACCTCGGGACGACGTTCTACGCGCTGGGGGAGGGCGGCGGGCCGCTGCTGTGGCAACACCTGTTCTGGTTCTTCGGCCACCCCGAGGTGTACATCCTCGTCCTCCCGCCGATGGGGCTGGTCAGCTACATCCTGCCGAAGTTCACCGGTCGGAAACTGTTCGGGTTCAAGTTCGTCGTCTACTCCACGCTGGCGCTCGGGGTGCTCTCGTTCGGCGTCTGGGCCCACCACATGTTCGCGACCGGGATCGACCCGCGCCTGCGGGCGGGTTTCATGGCCGTGACCATCTCCATCGCGATCCCGAGCGCCGTCAAGACGTTCAACTGGATCGCGACGATGTGGAACGGGCGCCTGCGCCTGACCGCTCCGTTCCTCTTCTGCGTCGGGTTCATCGCGAACTTCATCGTCGGCGGCGTCACCGGAGTCTTCGAGGCCTCCATCCCCGTCGACCTCCTGTTGCACGACACCTACCACGTCGTCGCGCACTTCCACTACGTCATCATGGGCGGCATCGCCTTCGCCGTCTTCGCGGGGATCTACTACTGGTTCCCCATCTACACGGGGCGGATGTACCAGCAGACCCTGGCGAAGTGGCACTTCTGGCTGACGATGGTCGGCACGAACCTCACCTTCTTCCCGATGATCGTCCTCGGTTACGCCGGGATGCCCCGCCGATACGCCACTTACGACCTCTCGGTCGGCCCGGAACTGTTCTTCGCCGCCCTGCACCGCTCGGCGACGCTCGGGGCGCTCCTGCTGGCGTTCGGCCAGATAATCTTCGTCTGGAACCTCGTCCAGTCCTGGCTGGAAGGCCCCGAGGTCACCGACGGCGACCCCTGGGACCTCAAGGAGACCGACCAGCACGGCCGCGAGTGGGCCTGGTTCGAACGCCAGCGCGAGACCGCGCTCGCCATCGACGGCGGCGTCGCGAGTGACGCGAGCGACACCTCGTCGGAGCCCCGCTCCGACGGCGGGGAGGCGACGGACGGCGACGGGAGCGCCGCCGAGCGCGACGACGACTGA